The following coding sequences lie in one Asterias amurensis chromosome 18, ASM3211899v1 genomic window:
- the LOC139950561 gene encoding beta-lactamase domain-containing protein 2-like, whose protein sequence is MAFMKSALLVCITAVAVLYLPNLWTKPLPVLISGTTAPGFEPVLQLYRENFANGVEYPIGGSAFSVYYKGSKVVDIWGGYADSEALRPWMENTMAVVFSTTKGVAATCMALLVDRGQLDYDRTVASYWPEFAQEGKENITVRMLLNHEGGLSYTTRDITEELLGDQEALSQVLAESPPVWEPGTAHGYHALTFGLYASQLLRRADPKHRTLGKFFKEEIAEPFGIDFFIGTPFESFYRVGRLTGDISGIWSTLIKGLVDPMNREMLVSMVTGKNKDIFTVLERYPLMAMENYRRAEVLALEQPSATGVGTARAVAKLYGILANGGQTIEGQRLLSEDIMSKFIGESKAPSFDRSIGLETSFNLGYEITKIGGVEQFGHPGSGGMQGRADPQCKLSFGYVSSYHSPFGIGNDPRFSALQKATYECLNNLEGQ, encoded by the exons ATGGCGTTCATGAAGAGTGCATTACTCGTGTGTATCACGGCGGTCGCCGTGCTGTACTTGCCGAACCTGTGGACTAAACCTCTACCCGTGCTCATTTCGGGGACTACCgcgccaggattcgaacccgtgCTTCAGCTTTATCG GGAGAATTTTGCAAACGGCGTGGAGTACCCGATCGGGGGATCAGCTTTCTCAGTGTACTACAAGGGGTCAAAGGTCGTTGATATATGGGGAGGTTATGCCGACAGTGAAGCACTCCGACCATGGATGGAGAACACAATGGCCGTAGTTTTCTCAACAACCAAAG GAGTCGCTGCCACATGCATGGCTCTCCTTGTGGACAGAGGACAACTCGACTACGACAGAACCGTTGCATCTTATTGGCCAGAATTTGCACAGGAGGGCAAAGAAAACATCACTGTGCGCATGCTTCTTAATCACGAG GGTGGGCTTTCGTACACGACTAGAGACATCACAGAGGAATTACTAGGAGACCAAGAAGCCTTGAGTCAGGTATTGGCAGAGAGTCCTCCCGTTTGGGAACCAGGCACTGCCCACGGATACCACGCCCTGACGTTTGGTCTCTACGCTAGCCAATTACTAAGACGAGCTGATCCAAAACACAGAACGCTGGGGAAGTTCTTCAAGGAAGAAATCGCTGAGCCCTTCG GTATCGACTTCTTCATCGGAACACCTTTCGAATCGTTCTACCGAGTGGGGCGTCTTACTGGTGACATCAGTGGTATATGGTCGACACTTATCAAAGGTCTTGTCGATCCAATGAACAGAGAAATGTTGGTATCAATGGTAACAGGAAAAAACAAAGACATCTTTACAGTATTGGAAAGATATCCACTAATGGCG atggaAAACTACCGACGGGCGGAGGTACTTGCTCTAGAGCAGCCATCAGCCACAGGTGTGGGAACCGCCCGTGCCGTTGCGAAGCTGTACGGCATTTTAGCAAACGGAGGCCAGACTATCGAAGGTCAAAGGTTACTCTCAGAAGACATCATGAGTAAATTTATAGGCGAATCAAAAGCGCCCTCCTTTGACAGGTCCATTGGATTGGAGACTTCTTTCAACCTCGGATACGAAATAACGAAGATTGGC GGGGTGGAACAGTTTGGACATCCCGGATCCGGTGGAATGCAAGGACGTGCTGATCCACAGTGTAAGCTCAGCTTTGGTTACGTGTCAAGTTATCACTCCCCGTTTGGAATAGGGAATGACCCCCGGTTTTCGGCCCTGCAGAAAGCTACATACGAGTGCCTTAATAACTTAGAGGGTCAGTAG
- the LOC139950529 gene encoding beta-lactamase domain-containing protein 2-like, translating to MAFMKSALLVCITAVAVLYLPILWTKPLPVLISGTTAPGFEPVLQLYRENFANGVEYPIGGSAFSVYYKGSKVVDIWGGYADSEALRPWMENTMAVVFSTTKGVAATCMALLVDRGQLDYDRTVASYWPEFAQEGKENITVRMLLSHEAGLPYTSKVITQEILGDQEALSQVLAESPPVWEPGTAHGYHTLTFGLYASQLLRRADPKHRTLGKFFKEEIAEPFGIDFFIGTPFESFYRVGRLTGDISGVVATLLKGMGDPLNREIVYAMIMGTNKDLATSFERFSLNAMENYRRAEVLALENPSAGGVGTARGIAKLFGILANGGQTIGGQRLLSEDVISKFIGESKAPSLDRTVGIQTAVNLGYTITKSDGVEQFGHPGSGGMQGRADPQRKLSFGYVSSYHSPFGLGNDQRFLTLQKATYECVQQIEGQ from the exons ATGGCGTTCATGAAGAGTGCATTACTCGTGTGTATCACGGCGGTCGCCGTACTATACTTGCCGATCCTGTGGACTAAACCTCTACCCGTGCTCATTTCCGGGACTACCGCACCAGGGTTCGAACCCGTACTCCAGCTTTATCG ggaGAATTTTGCAAACGGCGTGGAGTACCCGATCGGGGGTTCAGCTTTCTCGGTGTACTACAAGGGGTCAAAGGTCGTTGATATATGGGGAGGTTATGCCGATAGTGAAGCACTCCGACCATGGATGGAGAACACAATGGCCGTAGTTTTCTCAACAACCAAAG GAGTCGCTGCCACATGCATGGCTCTCCTTGTAGACAGAGGACAACTCGACTACGACAGGACCGTCGCATCTTATTGGCCAGAATTTGCACAGGAGGGCAAAGAAAACATCACTGTGCGCATGCTCCTTAGTCACGAG GCTGGGCTTCCATACACAAGTAAAGTCATCACACAGGAAATACTAGGAGACCAAGAAGCCTTGAGTCAGGTTCTAGCAGAGAGTCCTCCCGTTTGGGAACCAGGCACCGCCCACGGATACCACACCCTGACGTTTGGTCTCTACGCTAGCCAGTTACTACGACGAGCTGATCCAAAACACAGAACGCTGGGGAAGTTCTTCAAGGAAGAAATCGCTGAGCCCTTCG GTATCGACTTCTTCATCGGAACACCTTTCGAATCGTTCTACCGAGTGGGGCGTCTTACTGGTGACATCAGTGGTGTAGTGGCCACACTTCTCAAAGGCATGGGCGATCCACTAAATAGAGAAATCGTGTATGCAATGATCATGGGAACAAATAAAGACCTCGCCACCTCATTTGAAAGATTTTCTCTAAACGCG ATGGAAAACTACCGACGAGCGGAGGTACTTGCTCTCGAAAACCCATCAGCTGGAGGTGTGGGAACCGCCCGTGGTATTGCGAAACTATTCGGCATTTTAGCAAACGGAGGCCAGACTATTGGAGGTCAAAGGTTGCTCTCAGAAGACGTCATCAGTAAATTTATAGGCGAATCGAAAGCGCCCTCTTTGGACAGGACCGTCGGAATACAGACTGCTGTCAACCTCGGATACACCATAACGAAAAGTGAC GGGGTGGAACAGTTTGGACATCCCGGGTCCGGTGGAATGCAAGGACGTGCTGATCCACAGCGTAAGCTCAGCTTTGGTTACGTGTCAAGTTATCACTCCCCATTTGGACTAGGGAATGACCAACGGTTTTTGACCCTGCAGAAAGCTACATACGAGTGTGTACAACAAATTGAGGGGCAGTAG